The following are encoded in a window of Actinomyces oris genomic DNA:
- a CDS encoding Nif3-like dinuclear metal center hexameric protein: MSHTPAPASPEAGREPSPRTPEGHLTVGDVVALVEAAAPPGLAASWDSNGLICGDPAEPVRSILLAVDPVTAVVEEAIDAGVDMVITHHPLYLRGTDHVAATDPKGRTVHRLIRAGIALLNAHTSLDAAHGGVADALAERVGLVSTVPLEPDPASPDQGIGRIGTLPQPVTLRQLAEDVAAALPDSAPGLLVGGDLDAVVERIAVSGGAGDSLLQRARQAGADVFLTADLRHHPASEHLEDGRPYLLCGTHWATEWVGLEPLARRLTEGAHACGASLSVQVSRIVTDPWALRLPTGPDRA, encoded by the coding sequence ATGAGTCACACTCCTGCACCCGCATCTCCCGAGGCTGGACGCGAGCCCTCGCCCCGCACTCCGGAAGGCCACCTGACCGTCGGTGACGTCGTCGCCCTCGTGGAGGCCGCCGCACCTCCCGGCCTGGCCGCCTCCTGGGACTCCAACGGGCTCATCTGCGGCGACCCCGCCGAGCCGGTGCGCAGCATCCTGCTGGCCGTCGACCCGGTGACAGCCGTCGTCGAGGAGGCTATCGACGCCGGTGTCGACATGGTTATCACCCACCACCCCCTCTACCTGCGCGGTACCGACCACGTCGCGGCCACCGACCCCAAGGGCCGCACCGTCCACCGCCTCATCCGGGCCGGCATCGCGCTCCTCAACGCCCACACCAGCCTCGACGCCGCCCACGGGGGAGTGGCTGACGCCCTGGCCGAGCGCGTCGGTCTCGTCTCCACCGTCCCCCTCGAGCCCGACCCCGCCTCCCCGGATCAGGGTATCGGACGGATCGGCACGCTCCCGCAACCCGTCACTTTGCGCCAGCTCGCTGAGGACGTCGCCGCTGCCCTGCCCGACTCCGCCCCCGGCCTCCTCGTGGGCGGGGACCTGGACGCCGTCGTCGAACGCATTGCCGTCTCAGGTGGGGCGGGCGACTCTCTCCTGCAACGGGCCCGGCAGGCCGGAGCCGACGTGTTCCTCACCGCCGACCTGCGCCACCACCCCGCTTCCGAGCACCTGGAGGACGGCCGCCCCTACCTCCTGTGCGGCACCCACTGGGCCACCGAGTGGGTCGGCCTGGAGCCCCTGGCCCGCAGGCTCACTGAAGGTGCCCACGCCTGCGGAGCCTCGCTGTCCGTCCAGGTCTCCCGTATTGTCACGGACCCGTGGGCGCTGCGCCTGCCCACCGGACCTGACCGGGCATGA
- a CDS encoding zinc ribbon domain-containing protein produces the protein MTSAPIAQQRLLIDLQDLDSRLARLRHERKHLPVLTRIEAVIERLKVNKRAAIQAEAALDEAKKQATRSEDEVGQVVRRAEVLRERLHSGTSAARDLSAIQGEIDQLGQRQSALEEAQILAMEALDSARQEAERLSQEESEIRAAGRELTAKRDAEFARLDEEIDSLENQRADLAGTIEAPLLADYEAVRTSTGGLGAVAMRGRTVEGGAVEISPQELARIVAAPAEEVIHAEENDVIIVRMDI, from the coding sequence GTGACAAGCGCCCCTATCGCCCAGCAGCGCCTTCTCATCGACCTGCAGGACCTCGACTCCCGCCTGGCACGGCTGCGTCACGAGCGCAAGCACCTTCCGGTCCTCACCCGTATCGAGGCGGTCATTGAGCGCCTCAAAGTCAACAAGCGCGCAGCCATCCAGGCCGAGGCCGCCCTTGACGAAGCCAAGAAGCAGGCCACCCGTAGCGAGGACGAGGTCGGTCAGGTTGTGCGCCGGGCTGAGGTGCTGCGCGAGCGTCTCCACTCCGGAACCAGCGCGGCCCGCGACCTCTCCGCCATCCAGGGGGAGATCGACCAGCTCGGCCAACGCCAGTCAGCCTTGGAGGAGGCGCAGATCCTGGCGATGGAGGCGCTCGACTCCGCCCGGCAGGAGGCAGAACGCCTCAGCCAGGAGGAGTCGGAGATCCGTGCGGCCGGCCGTGAGCTCACCGCCAAGCGTGATGCCGAGTTCGCCCGACTCGATGAGGAGATCGACTCCCTGGAGAACCAGCGGGCAGACTTGGCTGGGACCATTGAGGCACCTCTCCTGGCCGACTATGAGGCCGTCCGCACCTCCACCGGTGGGCTCGGCGCCGTTGCCATGAGGGGCCGCACTGTTGAGGGCGGCGCTGTCGAGATCAGCCCCCAGGAGCTGGCCCGTATTGTGGCCGCCCCGGCCGAGGAAGTCATCCACGCCGAGGAGAACGACGTCATCATCGTGCGTATGGATATCTGA
- a CDS encoding YaaA family protein gives MRVLILLPPSEGKTAPTSGPSLDLDSLLDADRLTAARREVMSALAEVSRSDEAASVLGLGPRSAEQVGTNLVLETSPCVPAHQLFTGVLYEAARLDSIAEEAAGRAALERHCVVLSGLWGILSPTDLVPDHRLSMGTSLPGPGRLPAFWKQHLASSLTEMAAQGLVVDCRSADYAAAWKPSARDGVEVVSVRVVRTADNGSRKVVSHMAKHARGLLTGELLRAVAAESVPEHAQVDDVASVARGLKGIDDVEVCEPDRQGRRVLTLVTR, from the coding sequence GTGCGGGTGCTCATCCTGCTTCCTCCCTCTGAGGGAAAGACTGCTCCTACCAGTGGACCATCACTGGATCTTGACTCGCTCCTGGACGCGGACAGGCTCACTGCTGCGCGCCGCGAGGTGATGTCCGCGCTGGCTGAGGTGAGCCGGAGCGATGAGGCGGCCTCCGTCCTGGGGCTGGGGCCGCGCAGCGCCGAGCAGGTGGGAACGAACCTAGTGCTGGAGACCTCACCCTGTGTCCCCGCCCATCAGCTGTTCACCGGGGTCCTGTACGAGGCCGCCCGGCTCGACTCGATCGCCGAGGAGGCGGCCGGCCGGGCTGCTCTGGAGCGCCACTGTGTTGTTCTCTCGGGACTGTGGGGCATCCTGTCCCCCACTGACCTGGTACCCGACCACCGCCTGTCGATGGGCACGTCCCTGCCCGGGCCGGGGCGCCTGCCTGCGTTCTGGAAGCAGCACCTGGCGTCGTCGCTCACTGAGATGGCTGCGCAGGGACTGGTGGTGGACTGCCGGTCGGCGGACTATGCGGCCGCGTGGAAGCCGTCCGCGCGCGACGGCGTTGAGGTCGTCAGCGTGCGCGTGGTGCGCACCGCCGACAACGGTTCGCGCAAGGTGGTCTCCCACATGGCCAAGCACGCTCGCGGACTGCTCACCGGAGAGCTCCTCAGAGCCGTCGCCGCCGAATCCGTGCCTGAGCACGCACAGGTGGATGACGTTGCGAGTGTCGCCCGGGGCCTAAAGGGCATCGACGACGTCGAGGTCTGCGAGCCGGACCGGCAGGGGCGACGGGTACTTACTTTGGTGACTCGCTGA
- the map gene encoding type I methionyl aminopeptidase produces the protein MTSSASPASSVSLADRAPRGTLTPGTLSPERHVPASIARPEYMFHDGPERVTASEIKDAETIERIRVAGRLAARALAEAATAIAPGVSTDELDRIAHEYLCDHGAYPSCLGYMGFPKSICTSINEVICHGIPDSTRLNEGDLINLDVTAYIGGVHGDTNATYAVGEVDRETELLIERTRTAMERGIKAVKPGREVNVIGRVIEAYAKRFDYGVVRDYTGHGVGEAFHSGLIIPHYDAAPLHDDVIETGMVFTIEPMLTLGGIEWEQWDDGWTVVTKDRSRTAQFEHTLVVTEDGADVLTLP, from the coding sequence ATGACTTCTTCGGCTTCCCCTGCGTCCTCGGTCTCACTGGCCGACCGCGCGCCGCGTGGCACGCTGACTCCCGGGACGCTCAGTCCTGAGCGTCATGTGCCTGCGTCCATCGCACGCCCCGAGTACATGTTCCACGACGGCCCCGAGCGCGTCACGGCCTCGGAGATCAAGGATGCCGAGACGATCGAGCGGATCAGGGTCGCGGGGCGACTGGCCGCCCGCGCCCTGGCCGAGGCTGCCACGGCGATCGCCCCGGGGGTGAGCACCGATGAGCTCGACCGGATCGCCCACGAGTACCTGTGCGACCACGGCGCCTACCCCTCGTGCCTGGGCTACATGGGTTTCCCCAAGTCGATCTGCACCTCGATCAATGAGGTCATCTGCCACGGCATCCCGGACTCGACCCGCTTGAACGAGGGAGACCTCATCAATCTTGACGTCACCGCCTACATCGGCGGGGTCCACGGCGACACGAACGCCACCTACGCCGTCGGCGAGGTCGATCGCGAGACGGAGCTGCTCATCGAGCGCACCCGCACCGCGATGGAGCGGGGCATCAAGGCCGTCAAGCCGGGTCGCGAGGTCAATGTCATCGGCCGCGTCATCGAGGCCTACGCCAAGCGCTTCGACTACGGGGTGGTGCGCGACTACACCGGACACGGCGTCGGCGAGGCGTTCCACTCCGGCCTCATCATCCCCCACTACGACGCCGCTCCCCTGCACGACGACGTCATCGAGACGGGCATGGTGTTCACCATCGAGCCGATGCTCACCCTGGGTGGCATCGAGTGGGAGCAGTGGGACGACGGCTGGACGGTGGTCACTAAGGACCGTTCCCGTACTGCGCAGTTCGAGCACACGCTCGTGGTGACCGAGGACGGCGCCGACGTGCTCACCCTGCCTTGA
- the panB gene encoding 3-methyl-2-oxobutanoate hydroxymethyltransferase — MATPESPYGTSAPVVAGGKPVRVHHLAAAKKDGTKLVMLTAYDAVTAQILDAAGTDLLLVGDSIGNVMLGHDSTLPVELDEMVVATRSVARATKRALVVADLPFGTYEAGPEQALASAVRLMKAGANAVKLEGGSPRAASVRALAQAGIPVVGHLGFTPQSVNMLGGFRVQGRGEAADVLLADAQALAEAGAVALVLEMVPEPLAARVTESLTIPTIGIGAGARCDGQVLVWTDMAGMTDWSPRFAHQFGQVGEALRQAAADYGTAVREESFPAEKHWFSS; from the coding sequence ATGGCTACACCCGAGTCCCCTTACGGTACGTCCGCTCCCGTCGTCGCAGGCGGTAAGCCCGTGCGCGTTCATCACCTGGCGGCTGCCAAGAAGGACGGCACCAAGCTGGTCATGCTCACCGCCTACGACGCCGTGACCGCCCAGATCCTGGATGCGGCGGGAACCGACCTGCTGCTGGTGGGCGACTCCATCGGCAACGTCATGCTGGGGCATGACTCCACGCTGCCGGTGGAGCTTGACGAGATGGTAGTGGCCACCCGCTCGGTGGCCAGGGCGACCAAGCGCGCCCTGGTTGTGGCCGACCTCCCCTTCGGCACGTACGAGGCCGGTCCCGAGCAGGCACTGGCCAGCGCGGTACGTCTCATGAAGGCCGGGGCCAATGCCGTCAAGCTCGAGGGCGGCAGCCCCCGGGCAGCCAGCGTGAGGGCACTGGCCCAGGCGGGCATTCCGGTGGTGGGGCACCTGGGGTTCACTCCACAGAGCGTCAACATGCTCGGCGGCTTCCGGGTTCAGGGCCGTGGCGAGGCCGCTGACGTGCTGCTGGCCGACGCGCAAGCACTGGCCGAAGCGGGGGCGGTCGCCCTGGTCCTGGAGATGGTGCCCGAGCCCCTGGCCGCGCGCGTCACCGAGTCGCTCACGATCCCCACGATCGGTATCGGCGCTGGCGCGCGCTGCGACGGTCAGGTCCTGGTGTGGACGGACATGGCCGGGATGACGGACTGGTCTCCGCGCTTCGCCCACCAGTTCGGACAAGTCGGCGAGGCCCTCAGGCAGGCGGCCGCCGACTACGGGACCGCGGTACGCGAGGAGTCCTTCCCCGCGGAGAAGCACTGGTTCAGCTCCTGA
- a CDS encoding glutamine synthetase family protein, which produces MDKQQEYVLRAIEERDISFIRLWFTDVSGQLKSVAIAPAEVESAFEEGIGFDGSAIEGLTRVFESDMLLAPDPSTFQMLPWRDGDNGVARMFCDVLTPDGEPARTDPRSVLERQLARVAEAGFTCYIHPEIEFYLVNRDADGRIRPTDDAGYFDHVPGGTAHDFRRQAILMLEQMGISVQFSHHEGGPGQNEIDLRFADALSMADNIMTFRAVVEEVALKEGCLATFMPKPFPDQFGSGMHTHFSLFEGDRNAFFDPSGQYQLSATGRSFIAGLLHHASEITAVTNQHVNSYKRLWGGDEAPSYVCWGHNNRSALVRVPMHKPGKAQSARVEFRGIDSSANPYLAYAVILAAGLKGIEEGYELPPEAEDDVWALSEMERKALGIHALPTSLKSAVAAMERSDLVADTFGEDTFEFFLRNKRREYRAYDAQVTDFEISQFFPRA; this is translated from the coding sequence ATGGACAAGCAGCAGGAGTACGTGCTCCGAGCCATCGAGGAACGCGACATCAGCTTCATCCGCCTGTGGTTCACCGACGTCTCCGGACAGCTCAAGTCCGTGGCCATCGCACCGGCCGAGGTCGAGAGCGCCTTCGAGGAGGGCATCGGCTTCGACGGATCGGCGATCGAGGGACTGACGCGCGTCTTCGAGTCCGACATGCTCCTGGCCCCCGACCCCTCCACCTTCCAGATGCTGCCCTGGCGGGACGGGGACAACGGCGTGGCCCGCATGTTCTGCGATGTCCTCACGCCCGACGGCGAGCCCGCCCGCACCGACCCGCGCTCCGTGCTCGAGCGTCAGCTAGCTCGGGTCGCCGAGGCCGGCTTCACCTGCTACATCCACCCGGAGATCGAGTTCTACCTGGTCAACCGTGACGCCGACGGGCGCATCCGCCCCACTGACGACGCCGGCTACTTCGACCACGTGCCCGGGGGCACCGCCCACGACTTCCGCCGCCAGGCCATCCTCATGCTCGAGCAGATGGGGATCTCGGTGCAGTTCTCCCACCATGAGGGTGGCCCTGGCCAGAACGAGATCGATCTGCGCTTCGCCGACGCCCTGTCCATGGCGGACAACATCATGACCTTCCGCGCCGTCGTGGAGGAGGTGGCACTCAAGGAAGGCTGCTTGGCTACCTTCATGCCCAAGCCCTTCCCCGACCAGTTTGGCTCGGGCATGCACACCCACTTCTCCCTGTTCGAGGGCGACCGCAACGCCTTCTTCGACCCCTCCGGCCAGTACCAGCTCTCCGCCACCGGTCGCTCCTTCATCGCCGGCCTGCTGCACCACGCCTCGGAGATCACGGCTGTCACCAACCAGCACGTCAACTCCTACAAGCGCCTGTGGGGAGGGGATGAGGCTCCCAGCTACGTGTGCTGGGGCCACAACAACCGCTCCGCCCTGGTGCGCGTGCCCATGCACAAGCCCGGCAAGGCCCAGTCCGCGCGCGTGGAGTTCCGCGGCATCGACTCCTCGGCCAACCCCTACCTGGCTTACGCGGTCATCCTGGCAGCGGGGCTCAAGGGCATCGAGGAGGGCTACGAGCTTCCCCCCGAGGCCGAGGACGACGTGTGGGCACTGTCCGAGATGGAGCGCAAGGCCCTGGGGATCCACGCCCTGCCCACCTCCCTCAAGAGCGCGGTGGCCGCCATGGAGCGCTCCGACTTGGTGGCTGACACCTTTGGTGAGGACACCTTCGAGTTCTTCCTGCGCAACAAGCGCCGCGAGTACCGGGCCTACGACGCCCAGGTCACCGACTTCGAGATCAGCCAGTTCTTCCCGCGAGCCTGA